The Candidatus Polarisedimenticolia bacterium DNA segment ACGCCAACGTGGTTCCGTTCGTGCAGCCGATCTACATCAAGACGGCGCCCACGTGGGACGGCTGGAACAAGGTATGGGAGTTCCAGGGCGACACCACCAACGGTGCCGACTACACCCTGATCAGCCGCGCCAAGGACGGCGTCGCGAGCGCCATCACGGGCGGAATGACCAACGACTTTCTCTGCGACATCTTGTTCGCCAACGGCCAGTTCTTCCAGTGGCCGCAGGGGACGCAGACCTAGCCGAGCGCTTCAGCGCTTCCAGGGCGGTGCCGGATTCGGCACCGCCTTTTTTTTGTCCGCATGCCGCCGCGACGGGGAAGGGGCGCTGCGCTACAATCCCCCGGCCCGCGCATAGGCGCCGGGAGGAGAGTCTTCCCGGTTCTTCCAGGAGGCCATGCCCCACCGACGGCTCCCCGCGCGCTCCCTCCTGCTCTGCTCCCTCGTCGGGACGGCGGTCATTCTCCCGCCCGAAATGCATCCCATCGGGCTGGCCCTGTGCTGCTTCCTCGCCTTGGTCCTTGGACTCGTCCTCCTATGCCGGATGCGCAGCGCGGCTGCTTTCGGCGGACTGGAGATTGCCGCGGCCGTCTGGCTCTTAACCCTGCTGCGCGTCTCCACCGATCGTCATGCGAGTGGGATGCTTCTCCTGTTCATCCTACTTGCCGCGACGGCGTTCAAGGCGGGCCGGGAGGAAGCATCCTCCAAGACGGGGGCGGATTCTTTGTCCGACACCATCATCCTGCTCGGTGGCGTGGTCTCGCTGTGGGGACTCTATCAGGTGGCGATTGGTCTCCCTGGCGCGGCGCGGTCGCTTCGCGCGATGGGACAGCCGGAACTCGACGCCATGGTGCTGCGCGCCGAGTCGGGGCGCGCCTTCGGCCCCTTTCCCCTCCCCGCGGATCTGGGAATCTACCTCGCCATGGCGCTGCCACTGGCCTTCCGGAAGCTGCTCGCCGAGAAAGGACGCCTGTCCCGAGCGGCCGGCGCGGCGCTTGCGGCGCTCCTGCTCGCCGGGATCGCCGCCAGCCGCTCCTACGGTGCCGTCCTTTCCCTGGGGGTCGCGGCCCTCCTCCTGCTCCCGATCACCCGGTTTCCGAAGAAGCTCCCCGCTACGTTGCTGGTCAGCGGGGCCGGAGCCGTCGGAACGGGGGCGTTTTTCCTGTCGCGTGGGGCCGAGCGCTTTTCCCCCCTGGCGCTGCGATGGCGCAACTGGGAGGCGGCGGCCTCGCTGTTCCTCGACAGTCCGGCCCTGGGAGCCGGACTGGGAGGATTTGGCGATGCCGTCACGCGGGTCATGAAGACCGGCATGAACGAAACGATCTTTGCCCATAACAGCTATCTCCAGGTCGCCGCCGAGACGGGCATGGTCGGGCTCGGGGCGGTGTTGCTCGGAGTCGCGCTCCTTCTGGGGCAGATGATCCGGGGCCTGAAGGGAGACCGCGACTCCGTCGGAAGGGCCCTTCTTTGTCTGGCTCCCCTGACCTTTCTCGTTCACAACCTTTTCGATTTTTCCGCCTACCTGCCGTCGCTCCTGATCCCCTTCGCGGCGATGGCCGGCTGTGCCGCTCGCGATGCGCTCCCCGGGGTTCCTCCCCGTCCGGCCATCAGTTCGAGAGGGGGCTGGTCTTGGCAGCGTCCGGCGGCGTGCGTCCTGCTGCTGGCCTTGGGACTCGGTTGGGGGCTGCGCGAATCGCTGGCCGCCGCGCTGATCCGCAGCGCGAAAGAAGAAAGTCCTCTGCAGGCCGGGCAAGCCGCGCTCGCCCTTGGGAGAGCGGCGCGGGTTTCTCCATGCCACCCCGATCCGCCGGCGATGCTTTCCGAGATGAGCCTCGTCGGCACGCCTGACGATCCCAACCGCCTCAGAGTGGGGGAGGCGTGGGCACGGCGGGCGG contains these protein-coding regions:
- a CDS encoding O-antigen ligase family protein produces the protein MPHRRLPARSLLLCSLVGTAVILPPEMHPIGLALCCFLALVLGLVLLCRMRSAAAFGGLEIAAAVWLLTLLRVSTDRHASGMLLLFILLAATAFKAGREEASSKTGADSLSDTIILLGGVVSLWGLYQVAIGLPGAARSLRAMGQPELDAMVLRAESGRAFGPFPLPADLGIYLAMALPLAFRKLLAEKGRLSRAAGAALAALLLAGIAASRSYGAVLSLGVAALLLLPITRFPKKLPATLLVSGAGAVGTGAFFLSRGAERFSPLALRWRNWEAAASLFLDSPALGAGLGGFGDAVTRVMKTGMNETIFAHNSYLQVAAETGMVGLGAVLLGVALLLGQMIRGLKGDRDSVGRALLCLAPLTFLVHNLFDFSAYLPSLLIPFAAMAGCAARDALPGVPPRPAISSRGGWSWQRPAACVLLLALGLGWGLRESLAAALIRSAKEESPLQAGQAALALGRAARVSPCHPDPPAMLSEMSLVGTPDDPNRLRVGEAWARRAVRLRTGRAYGYYILSLYRLAAGDIGEAYVMLERARDRYPERPLYQEQERRLKEMRGNPAAAGGS